Genomic DNA from Gloeocapsa sp. PCC 73106:
GCTCTGTCCTTTAACACTTCACAGTTTGCTTCTTTAACGCCTTTTCTAGCTTTCGATCCGAATGTGAGCATAGTCCTAGGCTAAAACAAGGGCAATCGCTCTCAAAAACTGCTTAGAGGATCAGGAATATTTTAATGCAGTGAAACGTTATTAAGATTGGCGAGTTCATCTTGCATAAGTTCCTCTACTGTTCACCAACCCTGACCTAAAGGTACAGGGATTGACTAAACCAATTTAGTTAACGTAAGAGGCGAATAGCCCAGAGAGCCTAACTATCTCACAGACTTCCGAATACTTCCCTAGTTCGGATCCTCTCTAAACCCGATTGGTAAGGGTGCTGCTAAAGACAGGACATAGTTAGTTAGGTGGGCGAAGGGACACAAACTCAACTCTTAAGGATTATCTCCTATGCCAAGAGTACCCGTAATTTCAAAAAACAACATTCCTCTAATGCCGACCAAACCTAGTCGCGCCAGAAGATGGATTAAGGAAGGAAAAGCTTTAGGTTAGGACAAATAAGCTCTAGTAAATTGACATTAATTCGACGTTCTACTGGTTTAATTGTTAGTTACTAGAGAATGTAAAGTCGTCCTACGCTTCGCGCTTTGGACGGGGTTTCAAACCCAAATTTTTGATGAGGGAAGACCTAGAGTTTTCCCTCTGTTTCTTTTATGTTATAATGGTTTGTTTGTCTAATTATTACAGTAATTAAGAGAGCAATGGCGAAGAAAATACAAGTCCTATTGAACAAAAGCGTCAGCAAATTGGGAAGCAGAGGCGATCTAGTGGAGGTAGCCCCTGGTTATGCGCGCAACTATCTCATCCCTCAAGGATGGGGAATTTTAGCTACATCAGGGGTACTGAGACAGGTTGAGCAAAGACAAGAAAAAGAACGTCAACGTTTGTTAGCTGAAAGAGAAGCTGCCGAAACTCGCAAAACTTCTTTACAAACAATTGGGCGTTTTGTGTTGCGTAAACAAGCGGGTGAAAAAGAAGCGATCTTCGGAACAGTAACCACTCAAGATGTAGCTGATGCAATCAAACAAATGACCAACCAAGAGATCGATAGACGCAATATTACTCTTCCCGAAATTAGTAAAATTGGTTTTTACGAAGCACAGGTAAAATTACATCCAGAAGTTTCCGCTGTGATTGAGATTCAAGTTGCACCTTTGTAGGAGAAAAAGTAGGTGTGAGGTGTTAGATTAAACCAAGGGACCTCACACCTTGAACCCGGAACCTCAAATAGATTCCAGAATCTTGTCGTCTACAGAAAAATCAATTTCTTGTCGATCGCGACCAGAGACTAAGTAATCTTGCTCAAAAGAATCTTTTAATCCGGAAACTAAATCAAATTGGGGTAGCCAATCCAATTCAGTCGTGGCTTTGTGGATATCAGCGCAGAAGTGCTGTACCCGCAGAGGAAAGGCTTTACTTTTACCAAAGTCAAAATCTCGAGGATTATAGTGTACCAGAGAGAGGGAATCGGGGGATTTACCCAGAGCTGCGGCGCAAGCGTAAGCCAAACCGTCAAAAGTAACGTAGCGATCGCCTGAGATATTGTAGATTTGACCGATCGCCTTGTGGTTACCCAAGACAGAAGCCATAGCTGTAGCTAAATCAGCCACGTGTCCAAACTGGGTAAGATGTAAACCATTCCCAGGAATTGGTAGAGGGCGATCGCGCACCAGGCGATCAAAAAACCAAGCTTCCAAATCATTATAATTCTGAGGTCCATAGATATAAGTAGGACGAATGGAAGTCCAGGGTAAACCCATTTCAGTCAAATAAGCTTCTGTCTCGTACTTACCGCGGTGGCGACTTTGGGGATCTATCGCATCTCCCTCCCTATGGGGTAGCTGATGAGTGGGGAGATAAACCCCCGCTGAACTCACGTAGACAAAGTGTTGAATTTTACCCTGAAATAATTCGACTAAAGGCTGAGTATCGGCTAATTCTCGCCCATTATTATCGAAAATAGCATCAAAATGTTCTCCAGCTAATTTTTCCTTAAGTACTTCTGGCTGTAGGCGATCGCCAGTGATTTGTTTCACTCCAGGGAGGGGTGTGGGTTTATTCCCCCGATTAAATAAAACTACTTCATGACCAGCTTCTACTAAGATTTTAGTCAAATAGACACCAATAAAACGGGTTCCCCCCATGATTAAAATACGCATTCTGTTCCTAATCCTTTAAACAGTAAGTAGAGTTACCGCAATATTACCCGAAAAGCAGACATCTACATCAGTTCCCGGCGCTCTTTCTCTTTTGGCGTATTCACCGTAATAATAGAATAAATCTCCGTCAACGCGATAATTAACGGGTAAAGGATGATTACTCGGTTGACAAAAAATAATCTCAGGTTCAGGTGTACCTGGTTCTAAATGGGGTAAATTAACGTTCCAAAAACTACCAGGAGGAAGCGATCGCTCTAACAGCACAGATAACACCCGCACAGTCCAAGCTGTCGCTGTTTCCCAATCAATTACCAAGGGTTTTTTAATCCACTGAGAAATAGCAATACCCGGAACTCCGTGCATTGAAGCTTCTCTAACTGCGGCTACAGTACCCGATGTATACACGTCTACCCCTAAATTCCCGCCCTCGTTAATACCAGAGAGAACGTATTTAGCCTCTTTTTGAATGTGTGTTAAAGCGATGCGGGTACAATCTGCGGGAGTTCCATCGATTGCGTAAGCTTTTGCATTGCGACGTTCCACTTGAATCGGACGATGGGTAGTCAACTGGTGACCGCAACCCGATAAATGGTCTTTGGGCGCTGCTACAATAATACTATCTGGGGCGATCGCTCCAGCTAAAGCTTTAATTCCCGGCGCGTCTATTCCGTCATCGTTAGTTAAGATAAACATTTTTTCTCAAAAATTGGACTATAAGCCATACTAGCCAAAAACTTATTTGTGAGAAAATAAAAGCATCAATCTAACACAATTATTTCTCCATGAAA
This window encodes:
- the rplI gene encoding 50S ribosomal protein L9, which codes for MAKKIQVLLNKSVSKLGSRGDLVEVAPGYARNYLIPQGWGILATSGVLRQVEQRQEKERQRLLAEREAAETRKTSLQTIGRFVLRKQAGEKEAIFGTVTTQDVADAIKQMTNQEIDRRNITLPEISKIGFYEAQVKLHPEVSAVIEIQVAPL
- a CDS encoding NAD-dependent epimerase/dehydratase family protein, whose amino-acid sequence is MRILIMGGTRFIGVYLTKILVEAGHEVVLFNRGNKPTPLPGVKQITGDRLQPEVLKEKLAGEHFDAIFDNNGRELADTQPLVELFQGKIQHFVYVSSAGVYLPTHQLPHREGDAIDPQSRHRGKYETEAYLTEMGLPWTSIRPTYIYGPQNYNDLEAWFFDRLVRDRPLPIPGNGLHLTQFGHVADLATAMASVLGNHKAIGQIYNISGDRYVTFDGLAYACAAALGKSPDSLSLVHYNPRDFDFGKSKAFPLRVQHFCADIHKATTELDWLPQFDLVSGLKDSFEQDYLVSGRDRQEIDFSVDDKILESI
- the surE gene encoding 5'/3'-nucleotidase SurE encodes the protein MFILTNDDGIDAPGIKALAGAIAPDSIIVAAPKDHLSGCGHQLTTHRPIQVERRNAKAYAIDGTPADCTRIALTHIQKEAKYVLSGINEGGNLGVDVYTSGTVAAVREASMHGVPGIAISQWIKKPLVIDWETATAWTVRVLSVLLERSLPPGSFWNVNLPHLEPGTPEPEIIFCQPSNHPLPVNYRVDGDLFYYYGEYAKRERAPGTDVDVCFSGNIAVTLLTV